Genomic segment of Solirubrobacterales bacterium:
ATGCCGGCGAGAGTGGCGTGAATTCCGGACTCCATGGCCGCGACCACCAGCACCAGCCCGAGGGCGAGATAGGAACCGTTCTGAGCCAGCCCGATCCGAGGCAGCAGGGGGATCACGGCCAGACAGCCGGCGCAGATCAGGATCGGCACCAGATTCAGAGCTTCCGAGTAGACAACGCCGATCACCGAGATCGCGACGATGTCATCAACGATGGCCAGGGTGAGCAGGAACACCCGCAACTGGGTCGGGAACTTCGGTCCGACCAGGGCCAGCGCTCCGAGCAGGAACGCGGTGTCGGTGGCGATCACGATCCCCCAGCCGTCGGTCGCCTGGGTCCCGCGGGTGAAGAGCAGGAAGATCAAGGCCGGAACGACCATTCCGCCGATGCCGCCGGCGACCGCGACCGCGACCTTCTTGCGGTCGGTCAGTTCACCCATCGAGAGTTCCCGCCGGACTTCGAGTCCGATCACGAAGAAGAACATCGCCATCAGCAGCTCGTCAACCCAGTCCTGGAGCGAGTGATCGATCGACCAGTCCCCGATCGAGAAGCTGATGTCGACCGCCCGAAGGTCGAAGTAGGAGCCTGAAACCGGGGAGTTCGCCCAGATGATCGCGATCACCGCCGCGGCGAGCAGCAGCCCGGCACTGCCCGCCTCGGTGGAAAGGAAGTTCCGCAGAGGCCGCGCAACCTGGGCAGCCAGATCACGTCGACTGCTGGTTGTGTCGAGGTCGGGGGTCACACCGGCAGGCACGGACGCTCAATTTACCGGGTGGTGGGGATCAGCCGGTGAAGCGTTTCCCGGAGTCGGGGTCGAATGTTCACGGTGAAGATCAGGCCCGCCATGCGAGCCCGATCCTCACCGTGCCAGCGGGGATCAGGGTCAGGACCGATGCTCGGCGGCCATCCGGAAGGCCGCCCCCAGCGACGCATTCGCCGGCGTGCGACGCCGTTCCAGCGCCAGAAGGATGTGGCGAGCGACCTCGTCGGGATGGCCGGTGACCTCTTGCCAGGTTTCTCTCCTGTGGCCACAGGGAGCGGAAGCTACCGAACCGCGGGGTTCCGGTCAGCAGTGGCCTGTGTAGTCCAACCGGATGGTCGAGCTGTGACCGTTGGGGTCTGGCCTCGGCCCGTAGTGAGCCCAGCCCTTAAGCCGGCATACACCCGGCTCGTCTCTTCTGACGTTCACCCGCGCCCGGCCGTAAATGACAAGAGACTCGTGGCTCTCGGTAACGATCCGCCGCCAGGAGGCCCGGCACCGGAACCGATAGCGCTTCTTTCGTTTGCAAGCGATCGAGCGCTTGAAGCCTTTTCTCCAGTAGGTCCAATTGGTCCGGAGGGCGGCCTTTAGCGTTTGCTTCGCGCTACGCAGCCTCAGGAACGAGGAAGCACGGGTCCTCTTGAAGTGCGGGAGCGGTCTCAGCGACGTGCCCACGCCTGGGTGACCACCTCGGTTGAAAGCCATGGGGTCGGTGTTGTTGAACCCGTACCCGTTGGTGGTGAGAGCCGACGATGAGAACACCAGCATGACTGCTGTGGTAGCTAGGGCGGCGGTCAGCTTCATGCGTGGTCCTGGCGTAGGGACATCGAGGCTCTCAGCGGAAGAAGTTAGCACAGGCCATTGTTGAGTTTTCGGGCGATCTCGGCGGAGCTTCATCATGATCGTCCAATCGTTGGCAGATGGGGAATCACCCTGGCAAGCCGCGAGAGTGTCCCTCCGCCCATGAGCTTCCCGGCTAGGCTCGACGGTGCCGCCAGCGGGCGGCGTCGAGGTCAGTGGGTGAGGCCGGGTTGGTCCGACTCGATCCGGGCCGCGAGGGAGTCGTGGGCGGCGCGGGCCTCGTCGACCAAGATCCGGACGCTCAGGTCATCCGCGGTGATCTCGATCAGACCCCCTCCGACCCGGCCGATCAGCTCCACCGGCACTCCTCGGCCACCGAGCTGCTCGAGCTCGGCCGGGCTGCCGGCGAGGATGAATCCACCCGGTCCCTCGCCAAAAAGTGCGTCCTCGGCCGAGCACTCGACCCGGGTGATGAAGGGGCCGAGTTCGGCCTGGACCCCGACCCCGGAGGCCACGGCCAGTTCCGAAAGGGTGGCGGCGATGCCGCCGTCGGAGATGTCGGTCGCGGTCCGGACCCGGCCGGCGCGGACCGCCTCGCGGACCAGCTCGATCGCCTTCCGCGCCGGGTCGATCGCAACCTCGGGGAGGCCCCGGCCGAGTTCGCCGCGCTGCTTCTCCAGTTCCGAGCCGGCCAGGGAAGGATTGAAAGGACCGATAATCGCGATCGAGTCCTCGTTTTCCCAGGGCCGACCGCCGGCAGTCTCGGCGTCCGGCAGCTCGCCGACCATGCCGATCACCGGGGTTGGGTAGATCGGGCCGGACGGGGTCTCGTTGTAGAGCGAGACGTTGCCACCGACCACCGGGGCGTCGAGCGCCCGGCAGGCCGCGGCCAGGCCGGCGATCGCCTCCCCGAGCTGCCAGGCGACGGTCGGCTTTTCCGGGTTGCCGAAGTTGAGACAGTTGGTCACACCGAGCGGTTCCGCCCCGACGCAGGCCAGATTGGCGGCGCACTCGAGGGTGGCCTCGATCGCCCCCTGGCGGGGATCACAGGCCACGCGGCGGCCGTTGCCGTCGATCGCCACCGCGATCGCCCGGCCGGACTCGGGGATGTTCAGCACCGCGGCGTCGGTCGCCCCGGCCCGGTGTGCGGTCCGCGAACCGACAATCGAGTCGTACTGGTCGTACGCCCACCGTTTCGAGGCGATCGACGGTGCGGCGAGCAGCGAGAGCAGGATCTCGCTCGGGTCGGTGTCGTTCGGCAGGGTCTGGCGGTTCGGGTAGATCCACTCGACCGGTTCCTCGGGATCGAGGTCGTAGAGCGGGCAGCCGTCGACCAGGTCGTGAACCGCGATCTCGCCGACCGTGGCACCGTGCTTCAGGATCCGGAAGATGCCGTTGTCGGTCACCTCGCCGATCACCGCAGAGGCGGTCTGCCACTTGTCGCAGAGGGCGAGGACGGCCTCCACCTTGGTCGGCTCGACCACCGCCAGCATCCGTTCCTGGGACTCGGAGACCATGATCTCGAACGGCTCCATGTCTGCCTCCCGCAGCGGCACCAGCCCGACGTCGATGTCGATTCCGGTCTCGCCGGCCGAGGCCATCTCGCCGGCCGAAGAGGTGAGTCCGGCCGCGCCGAGGTCCTGGAGTGAAACCAGCAGGCCGTCGGCCAGGAGCTCCTGGCAGCACTCGAGCAGTTTCGACTCCTCGAACGGGTCGCCGATCTGGACCGTGGGCCGCTTGGCGTCGTCACCTTCGTCGAGCTCGGCCGAGGCGAGGACGGAAGCTCCGCCGATCCCGTCCCGTCCGGTGAGGGAGCCGAACAGGACGACCCTGTTCCCGGCCCCGGCTGCCGCCGCCCGGACCATCTCCTCGGTCCGGGCGATCCCGACACACATCGCGTTGACCAGCGGGTTCTGCTCGTAGGGCGGCTCGAAGTAGATCTCGCCGCCGACCGTCGGGATCCCCATCGAGTTTCCGTAGTGGCCGATTCCGCGGACAACTCCGTCGACCAGGTAGCGGGTGCGTTCGGTGTCCGGTTCACCGAATCGGAGCGAGTCCAGCATCGCGATCGGCCGGGCTCCCAGCGCGATCACGTCGCGCAGGATTCCCCCGACCCCGGTGGCGGCCCCCTGGAACGGTTCGACCGCCGAAGGGTGGTTGTGGGACTCGACCTTGAAGGCGATCGAGTGGCCGTTGCCGATGTCCACCGCTCCGGCATTCTCGCCCGGTCCCATCACCACTCTCGGACCCTCGGTGGGAAGCTGCCGGAGCAGCTTGCGGGAGTGCTTGTAGGCGCAGTGCTCGGACCAGAGCAGCGAGAACATCGCCAGCTCGACCCCGTTCGGCTCGCGACCCATCTTTTCGCAGATCAGGCTGTACTCGGCGTCGGTCAGGCCGAGCTCACGGTGGGCGGACCCGGCATCCGTACCGTCGATCACGCCGGGCTCCCGGCGATCGCTCCGGCAACCCCGCGGAACAGGGCCAGCCCGTCGGTTGAACCGGTGAATGACTCGACCGCGTGCTCGGGGTGAGGCATCAGGCCGAGCACGTTGCCCGCCTCGTTGGTCACTCCTGCGATGTCGCCCAGCGAACCGTTCGGGTTCTGTCCGGGGGCGTAGCGGAAGGCAACCTGCCGGTTCGCTTCAATCTCCGCCAGCAGCTCCGGCGGGGCGAAGAAGCGGCCCGACTGATGCTTGAAGGGAACCGAGACCGTCTCCCCGGCGGTGAGCCCGGTCAGGAAGGGTGATTCCGCATCACCGACCACCAGGTCGCCCTGCCGGCAGATGAAGCGGGTGCCGGTGTTGTCGAGCAATGCCCCGGGCAGCAGTTCGGCTTCGCAGAGCACCTGGAAGCCGTTGCAGATGCCGAGAACGGGCCCGCCGTCGGCAGCGAAATCGGCGACCGCGCCCATCACCGGGGAGAGACCGGCGATCGCCCCGGCCCGCAGGTAGTCCCCGTAGGAGAAGCCACCCGGAACCACGATCGCGTCCAGTCCCGAGAGGTCGGTCTCCTCGTGCCAGACCAGCCGGGCCGAACCGTGGCCGCCGGTGGCGAGCAGACAGGCGTTGAGCGCGTCACGTTCGTCGCAGGAACCGGGGAACTGCAGTACCCCCCAGTTCACGCTCACGCCGGGGTCACGATCTCGTAGTCCTCGATCAGGGGATTGGCGAGCAGCTTCTCGCAGAGCTCCTCCAGCCGTTCGGTCGAGTCCGCCTCGAGCTCGACGATCCGACCGACCCGCACCTCTCGGATCCCCTCGAAGCCGAGCGCCGGCAGGGCGGTCTCGACCGCCTTGCCCTGGGCGTCGAGGATGCCTTCCTTGGGCCGGATCAGAACCCGCACCGCGGTCAAACCCCGGCCCCTTCCAGTTCGTTGCCGGTAATTCGGTGGTAGGCCTCGAGGTACTTCTCACGGGTCTGCTGAACCACCTCGTCCGGCAGTTCCGGGGCGGGCGGGCTGTGGTCCCAGCCGGCGTCGTTGGCCCAGTCGCGCACGAACTGTTTGTCGAAGGACGGCTGAGCCCGGCCCGGTTCGTAGAGGTCGGCCGGCCAGTAACGGGAGGAGTCCGGGGTGAGGACCTCGTCACCGAGCACGATCTCGGCCCCGGCGTGGCTGCCGAACTCGAACTTGGTATCGGCGAGGATGATCCCCTGTTCGGCCGCGTGGCCGGCCCCGTACTCGTACAGCTCGATCGAGATCCGGCGAAGTTCCTCCATCAGATCCCGGTTCCCGACCACCTCCACCGCCCGTTCGAAACTGACGTTCTCGTCGTGCTCGCCGAGCTCCGCCTTGGTGGAGGGAGTGAAGATCGGTCGCGGCAACCGGTCCGACTCCCTCAATCCCTCCGGCAGGCCAACTCCACAGACCTCTCCGGTCGCCTGGTACTCCTTCCAGCCGGAGCCGGAGAGGTAGCCACGGACGATGCACTCGACCGGGTACATCTCGAGTTTCCGCACCCGGACCGCCCGGCCCTCGACCTCGGCCGGCACCTCGCCCGAGAGGAAGTGGTTCGGCACGATCCGGCCGGTGTTCCCGAACCAGAAGTTGGACATCTGGGTCAGAACCCTGCCCTTGTCCGGGATCGTGGTCGGCATGATCACGTCGTAGATCGAGATCCGGTCGGAGGCGACCAGCAGCAGGTCGTCCTCGATCTCGTAGATCTCGCGGACCTTGCCGGAGTTGACGAGCTTGAGGTCATCGATTCTGGGTGGCATCGGAGTCGATCCTAGCGCCAGAACCCCTGGGCGAAACTCTGACGGCGCGGGGCCGCCCCCGACCGGTCCGGCGAGGTTCGGTAGACATGGACGTACCGGCTCTCGTACGATGATGCGATGAAACGTTCGATGATCCGGGTTCTGATCGCCGTAGTAGCCACGGGAAGCCTGACCTTCGGTCTTGCCGGAATCGCTTCGGCGGCGCCACCACCAGCCTGCCAGGGGACGATCGAGCAGCGGACCCTGTACGAAGGTCAGGGTCGGCTCGAAGCCCTGATCGCCGGGGGTAGTGGCCGGCTCTATGTCTCCGGGGCCGACACCAGCCAGGGTGAGGTCGCCTATCTCAGCCGGATTCTCAGACCGGGTGCCGAGCCGCGGCGGATCACCACCGCCGGGGAGGGCCCGGGTGGACTCGCATGGGCCGGTCGCCGCCTGGTCTGGGGCAGCGGCAACAACCAGACGAACGGCCAGAAGGGTGACGACGACCCGTCGGCAACCCTGCTCAAGGTGAATCCCGTGACCGGCCGGAAGAGCCTGTTCGCCTCCGGCCTCGGCATGGCCAACGGGGTCCTCGCCGGTCCGGACGGCAGCTTCTTCGCCTCCAACGACTTCGGCACCAAACTCGACCGAATCGACAAGAAGGGCAGGGTCACCCACGGCTGGGCCACGGTCGAGAGCGGCAACGGGATGACCCTCAGCCGCAGTGGCAGGTACCTGTACGTGAACCAGACCTTCACCGCGGCATCCTCGATCGCACGGATCAGCCTGGCCGATCCCGGGAAGGTTCGGACCTGGTACACGCGGGAGGGCGAGTTGCCCTACATGGCGGTTTTCGACGGCCTCACCCGCGA
This window contains:
- the purL gene encoding phosphoribosylformylglycinamidine synthase subunit PurL; the encoded protein is MIDGTDAGSAHRELGLTDAEYSLICEKMGREPNGVELAMFSLLWSEHCAYKHSRKLLRQLPTEGPRVVMGPGENAGAVDIGNGHSIAFKVESHNHPSAVEPFQGAATGVGGILRDVIALGARPIAMLDSLRFGEPDTERTRYLVDGVVRGIGHYGNSMGIPTVGGEIYFEPPYEQNPLVNAMCVGIARTEEMVRAAAAGAGNRVVLFGSLTGRDGIGGASVLASAELDEGDDAKRPTVQIGDPFEESKLLECCQELLADGLLVSLQDLGAAGLTSSAGEMASAGETGIDIDVGLVPLREADMEPFEIMVSESQERMLAVVEPTKVEAVLALCDKWQTASAVIGEVTDNGIFRILKHGATVGEIAVHDLVDGCPLYDLDPEEPVEWIYPNRQTLPNDTDPSEILLSLLAAPSIASKRWAYDQYDSIVGSRTAHRAGATDAAVLNIPESGRAIAVAIDGNGRRVACDPRQGAIEATLECAANLACVGAEPLGVTNCLNFGNPEKPTVAWQLGEAIAGLAAACRALDAPVVGGNVSLYNETPSGPIYPTPVIGMVGELPDAETAGGRPWENEDSIAIIGPFNPSLAGSELEKQRGELGRGLPEVAIDPARKAIELVREAVRAGRVRTATDISDGGIAATLSELAVASGVGVQAELGPFITRVECSAEDALFGEGPGGFILAGSPAELEQLGGRGVPVELIGRVGGGLIEITADDLSVRILVDEARAAHDSLAARIESDQPGLTH
- the purQ gene encoding phosphoribosylformylglycinamidine synthase subunit PurQ, producing MSVNWGVLQFPGSCDERDALNACLLATGGHGSARLVWHEETDLSGLDAIVVPGGFSYGDYLRAGAIAGLSPVMGAVADFAADGGPVLGICNGFQVLCEAELLPGALLDNTGTRFICRQGDLVVGDAESPFLTGLTAGETVSVPFKHQSGRFFAPPELLAEIEANRQVAFRYAPGQNPNGSLGDIAGVTNEAGNVLGLMPHPEHAVESFTGSTDGLALFRGVAGAIAGSPA
- the purS gene encoding phosphoribosylformylglycinamidine synthase subunit PurS, with protein sequence MRVLIRPKEGILDAQGKAVETALPALGFEGIREVRVGRIVELEADSTERLEELCEKLLANPLIEDYEIVTPA
- a CDS encoding phosphoribosylaminoimidazolesuccinocarboxamide synthase, whose amino-acid sequence is MPPRIDDLKLVNSGKVREIYEIEDDLLLVASDRISIYDVIMPTTIPDKGRVLTQMSNFWFGNTGRIVPNHFLSGEVPAEVEGRAVRVRKLEMYPVECIVRGYLSGSGWKEYQATGEVCGVGLPEGLRESDRLPRPIFTPSTKAELGEHDENVSFERAVEVVGNRDLMEELRRISIELYEYGAGHAAEQGIILADTKFEFGSHAGAEIVLGDEVLTPDSSRYWPADLYEPGRAQPSFDKQFVRDWANDAGWDHSPPAPELPDEVVQQTREKYLEAYHRITGNELEGAGV
- a CDS encoding SMP-30/gluconolactonase/LRE family protein, producing the protein MKRSMIRVLIAVVATGSLTFGLAGIASAAPPPACQGTIEQRTLYEGQGRLEALIAGGSGRLYVSGADTSQGEVAYLSRILRPGAEPRRITTAGEGPGGLAWAGRRLVWGSGNNQTNGQKGDDDPSATLLKVNPVTGRKSLFASGLGMANGVLAGPDGSFFASNDFGTKLDRIDKKGRVTHGWATVESGNGMTLSRSGRYLYVNQTFTAASSIARISLADPGKVRTWYTREGELPYMAVFDGLTRDDAGSLYVAAWSRGEIWKIDARRHACVLASGLTNISNVAFGKGRRGFKSGDLFAVTFGGQIVRITGAVKATVPA